One genomic segment of Patescibacteria group bacterium includes these proteins:
- the tyrS gene encoding tyrosine--tRNA ligase: MAKNNSVLNDLILGRNVSEIIDKSSLIKKLGGPTPLRIKLGVDPTSPDLHLGHAVSLWKLKQFQDAGHTIIFLIGDYTSKIGDPSGRNTTRPVLSDEAIEQNAKTYLEQVGKILDVSKCEIRRNGEWFAAMDLAQVIQLLAHVTITQVTEREDFTQRAKQGGEVGLHEALYSVMQGYDSVQLKADVELGGVDQKLNLLMGRDLQRKFNQPEQDIMIVPLLLGIDGVKKMSKSLGNYIGIAEPAAVQFGKIMSIPDSLMLDYWKLCTNLSDKELADMAQELKSGTNPRDIKIRLAKTIVAMYHDAVAADTAEADFIKTFQKGELPDDMPMMQVTPKPTTLVDLLVITKLVDSKSEARRMVEQKAVKIDQQLVTEPDQQINPIAGMVLSVGKRKFVKLQ; encoded by the coding sequence ATGGCTAAAAATAACTCGGTTCTTAATGATCTCATTTTAGGCAGAAACGTCAGCGAGATCATCGATAAATCCAGTCTCATAAAAAAATTAGGGGGGCCAACACCCTTACGAATTAAATTGGGCGTGGATCCGACCAGCCCCGATCTGCATTTGGGACATGCCGTGTCACTGTGGAAATTGAAACAGTTTCAAGACGCTGGTCACACGATTATCTTTTTGATCGGTGACTATACTAGCAAGATCGGCGATCCTAGCGGACGCAACACCACACGTCCGGTTTTATCTGACGAAGCTATTGAACAAAATGCGAAAACCTATTTGGAACAAGTGGGTAAGATTTTGGACGTGAGCAAATGCGAAATCCGCCGTAACGGCGAATGGTTTGCTGCCATGGACTTAGCTCAAGTCATCCAACTACTAGCTCACGTAACCATCACTCAGGTGACTGAACGAGAGGATTTTACGCAACGGGCTAAACAAGGTGGCGAGGTCGGCTTGCATGAAGCTCTTTACTCCGTAATGCAAGGTTATGATTCGGTTCAGTTAAAAGCTGACGTGGAATTGGGCGGAGTGGACCAGAAACTTAATTTGCTTATGGGAAGGGATTTGCAAAGAAAATTCAATCAACCCGAACAAGATATTATGATTGTGCCGCTACTTTTGGGTATTGATGGTGTTAAAAAAATGTCTAAAAGTCTAGGCAATTATATCGGTATTGCCGAACCCGCCGCAGTCCAATTCGGCAAAATTATGTCGATTCCGGATAGTCTGATGTTAGACTACTGGAAACTTTGCACTAATTTATCCGACAAAGAATTGGCTGACATGGCTCAGGAATTAAAATCGGGCACCAATCCGCGAGACATCAAAATTCGCCTCGCTAAAACTATTGTCGCCATGTATCACGATGCAGTCGCCGCCGACACCGCCGAAGCTGACTTTATTAAAACTTTTCAAAAGGGTGAATTGCCTGATGATATGCCAATGATGCAAGTTACCCCAAAACCTACCACCTTGGTAGATTTGCTGGTAATAACTAAATTGGTCGATTCTAAATCAGAAGCACGCCGAATGGTGGAACAAAAAGCTGTCAAAATTGACCAGCAACTAGTCACTGAACCAGACCAACAAATCAACCCAATAGCGGGCATGGTCCTCTCCGTAGGCAAGCGCAAGTTTGTGAAACTTCAATAA